In Candidatus Eisenbacteria bacterium, the genomic window AACGGGTTAACAGGCAGAGACCCGGTTCAAGAGGAGGTCCCGGAATGACACCACGCGTTGCCAGGGAGATCGAGAGACTGAGCGACATGACCGTCGCCGAACTCCGGGAGAAGTATGGCGAGGTCTTCGGTGAGGAAACCCGATCCCGTCACAAGGATTTCCTCCGGAAGCGCATCGCCTGGCGGCTTCAGGCAAATGAGGAAGGCGGTCTATCCGAGAGAGCCTTGCGCCGGGCCAAGGAACTTGCCAACGAATCGGATCTTCGACTTATCGCTCCTCGAGGCCGAACTGAGGTCCACCGGTTCCGGCCGTCCCATGATCGACGGCTTCCCATGCCCGGGACGGTCATCACCCGGGAGTACCGGGGCCAAACGATCTCCGTGATGGTCCTGGACGAGGGATTTGAATACGAGGGCGA contains:
- a CDS encoding DUF2924 domain-containing protein, with amino-acid sequence MTPRVAREIERLSDMTVAELREKYGEVFGEETRSRHKDFLRKRIAWRLQANEEGGLSERALRRAKELANESDLRLIAPRGRTEVHRFRPSHDRRLPMPGTVITREYRGQTISVMVLDEGFEYEGEVYRSLSAMARKITGTQWN